Proteins encoded by one window of Calidithermus timidus DSM 17022:
- a CDS encoding bL17 family ribosomal protein, translating into MRHLKSGRKLNRSSSHRVALARNQAKALLEHGRITTTIPKAKELVGFVDSLINTAKKAPTLSVPEGVRFTKPLDKDGKPRPLKEGERMATPEELKAVSQRNHLRRLLLRDLHDPKLVRKLFDEIAPKYASRPGGYTRVLKLAERRRGDGTQLALVELVD; encoded by the coding sequence ATGCGCCACCTCAAGTCTGGACGAAAGTTGAACCGCAGCTCGTCGCACCGCGTGGCCCTGGCCCGCAACCAGGCCAAGGCGCTGCTCGAGCACGGTCGCATCACCACCACCATCCCCAAGGCCAAGGAGCTCGTCGGCTTCGTGGATAGCCTGATCAACACCGCCAAGAAGGCCCCCACCCTCAGCGTGCCCGAGGGCGTGCGCTTCACCAAGCCCCTCGACAAGGATGGCAAGCCCCGTCCCCTAAAGGAAGGCGAGCGCATGGCCACCCCCGAGGAGCTCAAGGCCGTCTCGCAACGCAACCACTTGCGCCGCCTGCTGCTGCGCGACCTGCACGACCCCAAGCTCGTGCGCAAGCTCTTCGACGAGATCGCCCCCAAGTACGCCTCCCGTCCGGGCGGCTACACCCGCGTGCTCAAGCTGGCCGAGCGTCGCCGGGGCGACGGCACCCAGCTCGCGCTCGTCGAGCTGGTGGACTGA